Proteins co-encoded in one Fusarium musae strain F31 chromosome 3, whole genome shotgun sequence genomic window:
- a CDS encoding hypothetical protein (BUSCO:EOG09265KNL), translating to MPPVAPINAGQHGPSNVDKLKMGAMMGGRTVNIFRYGAGPNGIMRTLGQYMLGSGATFGFFMSIGSVIRSDADPKLHEMYMRAQRRPIMLMANPAWRKS from the exons ATGCCTCCCGTTGCTCCTATCAATGCTGGCCAGCATGGCCCCTCCAACGTGGATAAAC TCAAGATGGGTGCCATGATGGGTGGAA GAACTGTCAACATTTTCCGATATGGAGCCGGTCCTAACGGCATTATGAGAACTCTCGGTCAATACATGCTGGGCTCCGGAGCAACTTTTGG CTTCTTCATGTCCATTGGTAGTGTCATTCGATCCGATGCCGACCCCAAACTTCACGAAATGTACATGCGAGCTCAACGTCGGCCTATAATGTTGATGGCCAACCCCGCGTGGAGGAAATCATGA
- a CDS encoding hypothetical protein (EggNog:ENOG41) — RYKFWRVTFFMFYAGLFFCIGWVMRAISVRKPDSLPLYMISSIFIYLAPPVYSAAEYNTLGRLMHYLPMHSIINPNRIVYIFVFLGSLVEIFTAIGASWIAAGNGRQDNDRLKSGATLMAIAVILQGTIEIGFIGMVGVLHRRCSRANMLPSNVRTLFIMLYGTSILILIRCVFRAVETFELRDILSSGEDNSNALMKREWPFYVLEAIPVALYTYWLNIIHPGRYLPYDQRQYLDFDGKTERMGPGWIHKRHWAMYIADPFDFIGMLSMKKRDPYYLRPNEWPETDNCFAQGRGSNVKPGKYKALSKNESNESSV, encoded by the coding sequence TCGATACAAGTTCTGGCGAGTTACCTTCTTCATGTTTTATGCCGGCCTATTCTTCTGCATCGGATGGGTAATGAGAGCCATCTCAGTACGAAAACCCGACAGTCTTCCCTTATACATGATCTCGAGCATCTTCATCTATCTCGCTCCTCCGGTGTACTCAGCTGCCGAATACAACACTCTCGGTCGTCTGATGCACTATCTACCGATgcactccatcatcaacccgAACCGAATCGTATACATCTTTGTGTTCTTGGGTTCTCTTGTAGAGATTTTCACTGCCATCGGTGCCTCATGGATAGCAGCTGGTAACGGTCGACAGGATAATGATCGACTGAAATCTGGTGCGACCCTCATGGCCATCGCGGTTATTCTCCAAGGGACGATCGAGATTGGCTTCATTGGAATGGTTGGCGTTCTTCACAGGCGATGCTCCAGGGCTAACATGTTGCCTTCGAACGTACGAACTCTGTTCATCATGCTCTACGGCACGTCGATACTTATCCTCATTCGTTGTGTCTTCCGCGCCGTCGAGACGTTTGAGCTCAGGGATATTCTTTCCAGCGGAGAAGACAACAGCAACGCACTCATGAAGCGTGAATGGCCCTTTTATGTTCTGGAAGCCATTCCTGTCGCTCTTTATACGTACTGGCTCAATATCATCCACCCAGGCCGATATCTACCTTACGACCAACGTCAATACCTCGACTTCGACGGCAAGACAGAACGTATGGGACCTGGATGGATCCATAAACGGCATTGGGCGATGTATATCGCAGATCCATTTGATTTCATTGGAATGTTGtcaatgaagaagagagatccTTATTATCTTCGCCCGAACGAGTGGCCTGAGACGGATAACTGTTTTGCTCAGGGCAGAGGATCCAACGTTAAGCCGGGAAAGTACAAGGCGCTTTCCAAGAATGAATCGAATGAGTCGAGCGTCTGA
- a CDS encoding hypothetical protein (EggNog:ENOG41), with protein MTAVANPQTFSASRPAWGPINGNHQMNSEEGRGGIGMFAPRKTLTRSNSSSSVSSTSSNSSATTVASNGSHANGGTPLSSTSDLTQWSANGAPRKRPQPKAPWPPGKGEFQQQDMSRLPAGRGQGMITAHGPVQAGPGQVQMTSQGMMRPMSAEQVPPGQPVLYLLSLNGTFERKTIAVPFAPESLRIGRQTNQKTIPTPTNGFFDSKVLSRQHAEIYAERNGKIYIRDVKSSNGTFVNGTRLSQENRESEPHELQTSDHLELGIDIVSEDQKTVVHHKVAAKVEHAGFLSASSNVMDMNFGDLDPANGAMMMPSGPMQLRGRTNSNASMASNGRMMPNGAGVMNMQVNGMAQQRPFFLTPVATDQILKRLANEMRNARLQAQDLGRTNQFVHTLLSKDDLKDLEKPEGLEPPKPQPMVNGMATPFRADPKARFSDPPAPPPQQPLPEKPDVPSLKRGPTERPKSGPPNSPVRPDNLSQIVQLTEALNNAKRDIDSQTARMRELEEMLQKERSAREEAEELAKRLEESATVHMNGSAVSGGVASEEVSETTRDKAVPETPEAEANDEAPVVDAAHETAAALQSRIDIMESQMRDMKEQMEEWKQRCESVESERDADRKTLAHMVVQLRAEEALREAAEKKARSRSRKRDADVDGAVVGETNADSGVSKSATGEAEAVDPATADEALDAPTLSRASTITPATQKGGVRGQDQRLQAALPYASMLGVVLFGMGLMAYINGWQAEPPRPEQ; from the exons ATGACTGCAGTCGCAAATCCACAAACCTTCTCCGCGTCAAGACCAGCATGGGGTCCGATTAACGGGAATCATCAAATGAATTCGGAAGAAGGTCGAGGTGGCATTGGCATGTTCGCGCCCCGCAAGACCCTTACTCGatccaactcatcatcgtctgtttcttcgacatcttcgAACTCTTCTGCTACCACGGTTGCCTCGAACGGTTCCCACGCTAATGGCGGTACTCCATTGTCTTCAACTTCAGATTTGACCCAATGGTCGGCTAACGGCGCCCCTCGAAAACGGCCCCAACCGAAAGCCCCCTGGCCGCCAGGAAAAGGGGAATTTCAACAACAGGACATGTCTAGACTGCCCGCTGGCAGAGGTCAAGGCATGATTACGGCCCATGGGCCTGTACAGGCCGGCCCTGGCCAGGTTCAGATGACGTCTCAGGGAATGATGCGGCCCATGAGTGCCGAACAAGTTCCTCCTGGCCAGCCGGTTCTATATCTATTATCACTCAACGGCACCTTTGAACGGAAAACAATCGCTGTGCCTTTTGCCCCCGAAAGCCTCCGTATAGGCCGACAAACCAACCAAAAGACCATCCCGACCCCAACCAACGGTTTCTTCGACAGTAAAGTGCTGTCCAGACAACACGCTGAAATCTATGCGGAACGCAATGGCAAAATCTATATTCGAGATGTTAAGTCCTCGAATGGAACCTTTGTCAACGGTACTCGTCTATCACAGGAAAATCGCGAATCCGAGCCGCATGAACTGCAGACTTCCGATCATCTCGAGCTTGGCATCGACATCGTCAGTGAAGATCAGAAAACAGTCGTTCACCACAAAGTGGCTGCCAAGGTTGAACATGCTGGCTTTCTTAGCGCATCGAGCAATGTCATGGATATGAACTTCGGCGACCTCGACCCAGCTAATGGCGCTATGATGATGCCTTCGGGGCCTATGCAGCTGCGAGGCCGCACTAACAGTAATGCGTCTATGGCCAGCAACGGTCGTATGATGCCCAATGGCGCTGGTGTCATGAACATGCAAGTCAACGGAATGGCACAACAAAGACCCTTCTTCCTTACCCCTGTTGCTACTGACCAAATATTAAAACGGCTTGCG AACGAAATGCGCAATGCTCGACTTCAAGCACAGGATCTGGGCCGAACTAATCAGTTCGTCCACACACTATTGTCTAAAGACGACCTCAAGGACCTTGAGAAGCCCGAAGGCCTTGAACCCCCTAAACCTCAACCCATGGTAAATGGGATGGCGACACCATTCCGTGCCGACCCCAAAGCACGGTTTTCTGATCCTCCTGCTCCCCCTCCCCAACAGCCTCTTCCCGAGAAGCCTGATGTGCCTTCACTTAAGCGTGGCCCAACTGAGCGGCCGAAGTCTGGTCCTCCTAACTCACCTGTCCGGCCTGATAACCTCAGCCAGATCGTTCAACTGACCGAGGCTCTCAACAACGCTAAGCGAGATATCGACTCGCAAACAGCACGAATGCGAGAATTGGAAGAAATGCTGCAGAAGGAGAGGAGTGCACGAGAGGAAGCAGAAGAGCTCGCCAAACGCTTGGAAGAGTCTGCGACTGTGCATATGAACGGGTCAGCTGTATCTGGAGGCGTAGCTTCTGAAGAGGTGTCTGAAACCACAAGAGACAAGGCTGTCCCTGAAACTCCTGAAGCAGAGGCCAATGATGAGGctcctgttgttgatgctgccCACGAGACAGCCGCTGCTCTTCAAAGTCGAATTGACATTATGGAGAGTCAGATGCGGGATATGAAGGAGCAGATGGAAGAGTGGAAGCAACGATGTGAGAGTGTCGAGTCAGAGAGAGATGCTGATAGGAAGACGCTCGCCCACATGGTCGTTCAGCTCCGCGCTGAGGAAGCACTTCGAGaagcagctgagaagaaAGCTCGATCGAGGTCGAGGAAGCGAGACGCTGATGTCGATGGTGCTGTCGTTGGCGAGACTAACGCTGATTCTGGGGTTTCTAAAAGCGCCACTGGAGAAGCAGAGGCTGTCGACCCCGCCACTGCTGATGAAGCGTTGGACGCACCGACGTTGTCTCGGGCCAGCACGATCACACCAGCAACCCAAAAGGGTGGCGTGCGTGGACAGGACCAGCGTCTCCAAGCCGCGCTACCTTATGCCTCAATGCTTGGCGTTGTACTATTTGGCATGGGGCTGATGGCATATATCAATGGATGGCAGGCCGAGCCTCCCCGCCCCGAGCAATGA
- a CDS encoding hypothetical protein (EggNog:ENOG41~CAZy:AA1) has protein sequence MGNTNSSPFNLGDLGQLSQLQTNGESSYGTFDAPDLPTFLTDNPTPNGYPWSTMNSQTNYYQDQPNTGVIRRYDFTVSRGTIAPDGYELSTILVNGQFPGPLIEANWGDTIQVTVHNDLDDEGVSLHWHGILQKGMPWEDGVPGVTQCPIPPKKSFTYQFLADLYGTSWYHSHYSAQVAAGLFGPMVIYGPREKKDYDIDIGPIMLSDWYHKEYFDLVEEIMKPGGNGVVFSDSNLINGKMNFNCSSVAPGDKTPCKSNAGISKFRFKRGKVHRLRLINPSAEAIQRFSIDGHTMKVIANDFVPVQPYDTKVVTLGVGQRTDVLVRANGKLDSYWMRSNISAICSLGHAPAALAAIYYDNANQKKAPKSQAWDIPDPGTCANDDLSVTKPVMKLPLPPADKTIELDIGSFKNASNVTLWTLGGVAARTNYNSPTLLLSKLGNHTFDPEWNVINTGKAKSVRVVVNNKTPVA, from the exons ATGGGCAATACCAACAGCAGTCCATTCAATCTCGGGGACCTGGGACAATTGTCCCAGCTGCAGACCAATGG GGAGTCCTCGTATGGCACGTTTGATGCACCTGACCTGCCAACTTTCCTGACTGACAACCCTACCCCTAATGGCTATCCTTGGAGTACCATGAATTCCCAAACCAATTACTATCAGGACCAACCAAATACTGGAGTCATTAGGAGGTACGACTTCACTGTCAGTCGGGGAACCATCGCCCCCGATGGATATGAGCTGTCCACAATCCTCGTGAACGGGCAATTTCCTGGGCCCCTGATTGAAGCAAACTGGGGTGACACCATCCAAGTCACTGTTCATAACGACTTGGACGATGAGGGTGTCTCCTTGCATTGGCATGGTATTCTTCAGAAGGGAATGCCGTGGGAAGATGGCGTTCCGGGTGTAACCCAATGCCCGATCCCACCTAAAAAGAGTTTCACGTATCAGTTTCTGGCTGACCTGTATGGAACAAGTTGGTACCACTCTCATTATTCCGCTCAAGTTGCTGCTGGTTTATTCGGTCCAATGGTCATATATGGACcacgagaaaagaaagactaCGACATCGATATTGGGCCTATTATGTTGAGTGATTGGTACCACAAAGAGTATTTCGACCTTGTTGAGGAGATAATGAAACCCGGCGGTAATGGAGTTGTTTTCTCTGAcagcaacctcatcaacgGAAAGATGAACTTCAACTGTTCCAGTGTAGCACCTGGAGACAAGACGCCCTGCAAAAGCAATGCTGGTATCTCCAAATTTCGCTTCAAGCGTGGTAAAGTCCACCGCTTACGTCTCATCAACCCAAGTGCCGAAGCCATACAACGATTTTCTATTGATGGTCACACAATGAAGGTCATAGCGAATGACTTTGTTCCAGTTCAACCGTATGATACCAAAGTTGTAACTCTTGGAGTTGGCCAACGGACAGATGTACTGGTCAGAGCTAACGGCAAATTGGACTCATACTGGATGCGAAGCAACATTTCTGCCATCTGTAGTCTGGGTCATGCCCCAGCTGCCCTTGCGGCAATATACTACGACAATGCAAATCAGAAAAAAGCACCCAAATCACAGGCTTGGGACATCCCTGATCCGGGGACTTGTGCCAACGATGATTTGAGTGTCACAAAGCCCGTGATGAAGCTGCCTTTGCCTCCAGCTGACAAGACTATTGAGCTTGATATTGGTTCATTCAAAAATGCAAGCAATGTCACGCTCTGGACGTTGGGAGGAGTGGCTGCAAGGACAAACTACAACAGCCCAACCCTGCTCCTCAGCAAACTTGGCAATCACACATTCGACCCTGAATGGAACGTGATAAATACTGGAAAGGCAAAGAGCGTGAGAGTGGTTGTCAATAACAAGACTCCTGTGGCGTGA
- a CDS encoding hypothetical protein (EggNog:ENOG41), with translation MPEVRRGSLAPVSDSALSSTDVPEAPVISRPSQSHQSSTNGVRFNLPEEATSPVSPREPLDSAFAELPPRTSEGARRTSEGARRNSDAPRRSSDARRSLSYAQRPQAEAYYDSRAATQKEYRRRATTLLEYYDENPHLLPQLPFTWHHGWKRWRLFIFAFLVFVDASAIPIALYYGLKYAGDVEGWIIFAVVTTIWGGPTYLEFAIRTLRLIKVDRFYRPLGTNHRWCFDMLTYSSTLTIFVVTALFIIGSAPHNVWLRVLCMPAPAILYCYGGVLFLITLYHQMNWPAPFRISSTAKGEKVLPGAYYFIEDVIAVNALGGRPYREALAARYKASPRFREMVYKQSWFWSIPALVLAVPLTVISVIPQVPATGAYGVAWAVPFLWAVVWGIITIKWCKRDMKREREEWELGVDPEKEIKRKGSSIETAS, from the exons ATGCCTGAGGTGCGTAGGGGCAGCCTTGCGCCAGTGTCGGACTCGGCCCTCTCGTCGACAGATGTCCCTGAAGCCCCCGTGATCTCTCGTCCCTCGCAGTCTCACCAATCCTCGACTAATGGTGTACGATTCAACCTACCAGAGGAAGCGACTTCACCAGTTTCACCGCGGGAGCCCCTCGACTCAGCATTTGCAGAATTACCTCCACGGACATCTGAAGGTGCTCGGCGAACATCTGAGGGCGCTCGACGGAACTCAGATGCTCCTAGAAGGAGTTCAGATGCGCGAAGAAGCTTGTCCTATGCTCAGCGACCCCAAGCAGAAGCATACTACGATTCTCGAGCCGCTACCCAGAAAGAATATCGACGACGAGCTACAACATTACTAGAGTACTACGACGAAAACCCCCATCTGCTACCTCAGCTCCCGTTTACATGGCATCATGGCTGGAAGCGCTGGcgactcttcatcttcgcgtTCCTGGTGTTTGTCGATGCATCCGCGATTCCGATAGCTCTATACTACGGGCTCAAATATGCAGGGGACGTTGAAGGATGGATCATCTTTGCGGTAGTTACTACAATCTGGGGCGGTCCCACGTACTTGGAATTCGCCATCCGCACCCTCCGATTGATCAAGGTGGATAGGTTCTACCGACCGCTGGGAACGAATCACCGCTGGTGCTTTGACATGCTGACGTACTCTTCCACCCTTACTATTTTTGTGGTTACTGCTTTGTTCATCATTGGCAGTGCACCTCACAATGTTTGGTTGAGAGTGCTGTGCATGCCTGCTCCAGCTATTCTTTACTGCTATGGTGGTGTTTTGTTCCTCATCACGCTTTACCACCAGATGAACTGGCCAGCTCCTTTCCGCATCAGCTCAACTGCAAAGGGAGAAAAG GTCTTACCAGGTGCTTACTACTTCATCGAGGATGTTATCGCGGTTAACGCCCTTGGTGGCCGGCCTTATCGGGAAGCATTGGCAGCTCGATACAAAGCTAGCCCACGTTTCCGAGAGATGGTCTACAAACAATCCTGGTTCTGGTCCATCCCGGCGCTAGTACTCGCCGTGCCCCTTACCGTCATATCCGTCATCCCACAAGTTCCGGCAACCGGCGCCTATGGTGTTGCATGGGCAGTTCCATTCTTGTGGGCCGTTGTTTGGGGTATTATCACCATTAAGTGGTGTAAGAGAGACATGAAGCGGGAGAGAGAAGAGTGGGAACTCGGAGTTGATCCTGAAAAAGAGATTAAGAGAAAGGGATCATCTATCGAGACGGCTTCATAG